From Ammospiza caudacuta isolate bAmmCau1 chromosome 15, bAmmCau1.pri, whole genome shotgun sequence, a single genomic window includes:
- the LOC131564224 gene encoding collagen alpha-2(I) chain-like: MGSVGNMGSVGSVGNMGSVGNMGSVGSMGNMGSVGSVGNMGSVGSMGSVGSMGNMGSVGSMGNMGSVGSMGSVGSMGSVGNMGSVGSVGNMGSVGNMGNMGSVGNMGSMGSVGNMGSMGNMGSVGNMGSVGSMGSVGNMGSVGSVGNMGSVGNMGNMGSVGNMGSMGNMGSVGSMGSVGNMGSVGSMGSVGSVGSVGSVGSVGSVGNTGSTGNMGSVGSVGSVGSVGSVGNMGNTGNVGSVGSVGSVGSVGSVGNTGSTGSTGSVGSVGSVGSMGSVGNMGSVGNMGSVGSMGSVGNMGSVGSVGNMGSVGNMGSVGSVGSVGSVGSVGSVGSVGNTGSTGNMGSVGSVGSVGSVGSVGSVGNTGSTGSVGSVGSVGNMGNMGNMGSVGSMGSVGSVGSVGSTGSMGNMGSVGSVGNMGSVGNMGSMGSVGSVGNMGSTGSTGSMGSVGSRQG; encoded by the coding sequence ATGGGGAGCGTGGGGAACATGGGGAGCGTGGGGAGCGTGGGGAACATGGGGAGCGTGGGGAACATGGGGAGCGTGGGGAGCATGGGGAACATGGGGAGCGTGGGGAGCGTGGGGAACATGGGGAGCGTGGGGAGCATGGGGAGCGTGGGGAGCATGGGGAACATGGGGAGCGTGGGGAGCATGGGGAACATGGGGAGCGTGGGGAGCATGGGGAGCGTGGGGAGCATGGGGAGCGTGGGGAACATGGGGAGCGTGGGGAGCGTGGGGAACATGGGGAGCGTGGGGAACATGGGGAACATGGGGAGCGTGGGGAACATGGGGAGCATGGGGAGCGTGGGGAACATGGGGAGCATGGGGAACATGGGGAGCGTGGGGAACATGGGGAGCGTGGGGAGCATGGGGAGCGTGGGGAACATGGGGAGCGTGGGGAGCGTGGGGAACATGGGGAGCGTGGGGAACATGGGGAACATGGGGAGCGTGGGGAACATGGGGAGCATGGGGAACATGGGGAGCGTGGGGAGCATGGGGAGCGTGGGGAACATGGGGAGCGTGGGGAGCATGGGGAGCGTGGGGAGCGTGGGGAGCGTGGGGAGCGTGGGGAGCGTGGGGAGCGTGGGGAACACGGGGAGCACGGGGAACATGGGGAGCGTGGGGAGCGTGGGGAGCGTGGGGAGCGTGGGGAGCGTGGGGAACATGGGGAACACGGGGAACGTGGGGAGCGTGGGGAGCGTGGGGAGCGTGGGGAGCGTGGGGAGCGTGGGGAACACGGGGAGCACGGGGAGCACGGGGAGCGTGGGGAGCGTGGGGAGCGTGGGGAGCATGGGGAGCGTGGGGAACATGGGGAGCGTGGGGAACATGGGGAGCGTGGGGAGCATGGGGAGCGTGGGGAACATGGGGAGCGTGGGGAGCGTGGGGAACATGGGGAGCGTGGGGAACATGGGGAGCGTGGGGAGCGTGGGGAGCGTGGGGAGCGTGGGGAGCGTGGGGAGCGTGGGGAGCGTGGGGAACACGGGGAGCACGGGGAACATGGGGAGCGTGGGGAGCGTGGGGAGCGTGGGGAGCGTGGGGAGCGTGGGGAGCGTGGGGAACACGGGGAGCACGGGGAGCGTGGGGAGCGTGGGGAGCGTGGGGAACATGGGGAACATGGGGAACATGGGGAGCGTGGGGAGCATGGGGAGCGTGGGGAGCGTGGGGAGCGTGGGGAGCACGGGGAGCATGGGGAACATGGGGAGCGTGGGGAGCGTGGGGAACATGGGGAGCGTGGGGAACATGGGGAGCATGGGGAGCGTGGGGAGCGTGGGGAACATGGGGAGCACGGGGAGCACGGGGAGCATGGGGAGCgtggggagcaggcagggctga
- the SNAI1 gene encoding zinc finger protein SNAI1: protein MPRSFLVKKHFSASKKPNYSELESQAVLAAPLLYETCPLPVIPPPEVLGPGAYYPPLVWDAGLLSSLFPGGPGSEAAGGAAPALDLTALSSEEDEGKSSGPPSPASAPAAAERFRCAQCAKAYSTFAGLSKHKQLHCDAQARKSFSCKYCEKEYVSLGALKMHIRSHTLPCVCKMCGKAFSRPWLLQGHIRTHTGEKPFSCTHCNRAFADRSNLRAHLQTHSDVKKYQCKTCSRTFSRMSLLHKHEETGCSGSR, encoded by the exons TTCTGGCCGCCCCGCTGCTGTACGAGACGTGCCCGCTGCCCGTCATCCCCCCGCCCGAGGTGCTCGGCCCCGGAGCCTACTACCCTCCGCTGGTGTGGGACGCGGGGCTGCTGTCCAGCCTGTTCCCGGGCGGCCCGGGCAGCGAGGCTGCGGGCGGCGCCGCGCCCGCCCTGGACCTGACGGCGCTCTCCAGCGAGGAGGATGAAGGCAAGAGCTCGGGGCCGCCCAGCCCGGCCtcggcccccgccgccgccgagcGCTTCCGCTGTGCCCAGTGCGCCAAGGCGTACTCCACCTTCGCCGGGCTCTCCAAGCACAAGCAATTGCACTGCGACGCCCAGGCCAGGAAATCCTTCAGCTGCAAGTACTGCGAGAAGGAGTACGTGAGCCTGGGGGCTCTCAAGATGCACATCCGGAGCCACACGCTGCCCTGCGTCTGCAAGATGTGCGGGAAGGCGTTCTCCcggccctggctgctgcagggccacaTCCGGACGCACACTG GTGAAAAGCCCTTTTCCTGTACACACTGCAACCGGGCCTTTGCTGACCGCTCTAATCTCCGCGCCCACCTGCAGACCCATTCAGATGTAAAGAAGTACCAGTGCAAAACCTGCTCCCGGACTTTCTCCCGCATGTCGCTGCTCCACAAGCACGAGGAGACGGGCTGCTCCGGCTCTCGCTGA